Proteins from a genomic interval of Amycolatopsis sp. cg13:
- a CDS encoding SDR family oxidoreductase, which produces MPVLAGKVVAITGASSGIGEATARLLAERGAAVVLGARREDRLEALAKEIRDGGGRAIACVTDVTRRADLDRLVQRAVEEFGQLDVLVSNAGIAKLGPVADVDVEGWSAMIDVNVRGVLHGIAAALPVFRRQGRGHLVTTVSTAGLKIVPSQAVYAGTKNAVRTILEALRQESTDGVLRTTSVSPGFVRTELADSIDDPGAREAIRRRVEEFALDPAAVARAIGFAIEQPDDVEIGDITIRPAVQN; this is translated from the coding sequence ATGCCAGTACTGGCTGGGAAAGTCGTCGCCATCACCGGGGCGAGCAGCGGAATCGGCGAGGCGACCGCTCGACTGCTCGCCGAACGGGGTGCGGCGGTGGTCCTGGGCGCACGCCGGGAGGATCGGCTTGAGGCGCTGGCGAAGGAAATCCGCGACGGAGGCGGTCGCGCGATCGCGTGCGTCACCGATGTGACTCGGCGCGCGGACCTGGATCGGCTCGTGCAGCGGGCGGTCGAGGAATTCGGCCAGCTCGACGTGCTGGTGAGCAACGCCGGGATCGCCAAGCTGGGACCGGTGGCGGACGTCGACGTCGAGGGCTGGTCGGCGATGATCGACGTGAACGTGCGCGGGGTGCTGCACGGGATCGCGGCCGCACTGCCGGTTTTCCGGCGGCAGGGCCGCGGTCATCTGGTGACGACGGTGTCGACGGCCGGGTTGAAGATCGTTCCCTCGCAGGCGGTTTACGCGGGAACGAAGAACGCGGTGCGGACGATTCTGGAGGCGCTTCGGCAGGAGTCCACGGACGGAGTTCTCCGGACGACGTCGGTGTCGCCGGGGTTCGTCCGGACGGAGCTGGCGGATTCGATCGACGACCCGGGGGCGCGGGAGGCGATTCGGCGGCGGGTCGAGGAGTTCGCGCTGGACCCGGCGGCGGTGGCGCGGGCGATCGGGTTCGCGATCGAGCAGCCGGACGACGTGGAGATCGGCGACATCACCATCCGGCCCGCGGTGCAGAACTAG